A stretch of the Polaribacter pacificus genome encodes the following:
- a CDS encoding DnaJ C-terminal domain-containing protein: MAFVDYYKILEINKNATESDIKKAYRKLARKYHPDLNPNDKEAEKKFKEINEANEVLSHVENRKKYDKYGKDWKHAEEFEKSKQQQQSQKSYQNQSTGDFSDSDYSDFFESMFGSAGKRSSRSAAYKGQDYNTELQLDLKDVYTTHKRTLNINGKNIRLTIPAGVKNGQVIKIKGQGGPGLHGGPKGDLYIQFSINNHSKFKRDNDNLISTQDISLYTALLGGEITVDTFNGKVKLKIKPETQNGTKVKLKGKGFPIYKEEGKFGDLYISYNVVLPTNLSEKEKELFHQLNNLQTS; encoded by the coding sequence ATGGCATTTGTCGACTATTATAAAATATTAGAAATCAATAAAAATGCTACTGAAAGCGATATCAAAAAAGCCTATCGAAAATTAGCACGAAAGTATCATCCTGATTTAAATCCCAATGATAAAGAAGCGGAGAAAAAGTTCAAAGAAATAAATGAAGCAAATGAGGTGCTTAGCCATGTAGAAAACCGAAAGAAATATGACAAGTATGGAAAGGATTGGAAACATGCCGAAGAGTTTGAAAAGTCTAAACAGCAGCAACAATCACAAAAAAGCTATCAAAACCAATCCACTGGTGATTTTTCTGACAGTGATTATTCAGACTTTTTTGAGTCGATGTTTGGATCAGCAGGAAAACGTAGCAGTAGAAGTGCAGCCTATAAAGGTCAAGATTACAATACAGAATTGCAACTTGATTTAAAAGATGTTTATACGACCCATAAGCGCACCTTAAACATTAATGGGAAAAATATACGACTAACCATTCCTGCAGGTGTAAAAAATGGGCAAGTTATTAAAATTAAGGGGCAAGGTGGTCCTGGTTTACACGGTGGGCCTAAGGGAGATTTATACATACAGTTTTCTATAAATAACCATTCTAAATTTAAACGAGATAACGACAATTTAATAAGTACTCAGGATATTAGTTTGTACACAGCCTTATTGGGTGGAGAAATCACCGTGGATACTTTTAATGGAAAAGTTAAACTAAAGATAAAACCAGAAACTCAAAACGGGACAAAAGTAAAATTAAAAGGGAAGGGCTTTCCTATATATAAAGAAGAAGGAAAGTTTGGTGACCTTTATATAAGCTATAATGTGGTACTACCAACCAATCTTTCAGAGAAAGAAAAAGAATTGTTTCATCAACTTAATAATTTACAAACATCATGA
- a CDS encoding YkgJ family cysteine cluster protein codes for MSIERRVQLVEKLFFQLDQESVHFKKDSGLSCVVGCGRCCSTPTVEASPLEFLPWAFHLFLNDEAKNTLALLNQTQNKTCILYKSLTSIHQGKCSNYKYRGLICRLFGFAANTDKYGNLRMTTCKIIKEGQQKEYNSTSQAIAKGLYVPVFTDYYMQLNQIDFHLGNLILPINKALKMALEEVLQYYAYRPSPDLEKNCG; via the coding sequence ATGTCGATAGAACGCAGAGTGCAATTGGTAGAAAAGCTTTTCTTTCAATTAGATCAAGAGAGTGTGCACTTTAAAAAAGACTCAGGACTTAGTTGTGTGGTAGGTTGTGGAAGATGTTGTTCAACGCCAACTGTAGAGGCGTCCCCTTTAGAGTTTTTGCCATGGGCATTCCATTTGTTTTTAAATGATGAGGCAAAAAACACACTAGCCCTTCTTAATCAGACCCAAAATAAAACCTGCATTCTTTATAAATCTTTAACGAGTATTCATCAAGGAAAATGTAGTAATTACAAGTATCGTGGTTTAATTTGTAGGCTCTTCGGTTTTGCAGCCAATACAGACAAATATGGAAATTTACGAATGACAACTTGTAAAATAATAAAAGAAGGTCAGCAGAAAGAATATAATTCTACAAGCCAAGCAATTGCAAAAGGATTATATGTCCCAGTATTTACAGACTATTATATGCAATTAAATCAAATAGATTTTCATTTGGGAAACCTTATTCTACCTATAAACAAGGCACTTAAAATGGCACTAGAAGAAGTATTGCAATACTATGCTTACAGACCATCTCCTGATTTAGAAAAAAACTGCGGATAA
- a CDS encoding FKBP-type peptidyl-prolyl cis-trans isomerase — MNQVKENSTVKVNYTGKLSDGQKFDSSEGKEPLEITLGQGQLIPGFEKGLINMKLNEKKTITVVKEEAYGDINEGLVQEVNKSELPQDIAPEVGMGLVSKTPDGQEMNLRVVEVKEESIVIDGNHPLAGHDLIFDLEVVEIKDPETAS, encoded by the coding sequence ATGAATCAAGTTAAAGAAAACAGTACAGTTAAAGTAAATTATACCGGTAAACTATCTGATGGGCAAAAATTTGACAGTTCTGAAGGAAAAGAGCCTTTAGAAATTACATTAGGACAAGGACAATTGATCCCAGGTTTTGAAAAAGGATTGATCAATATGAAACTGAATGAGAAAAAAACCATTACAGTTGTTAAAGAAGAAGCATACGGAGATATAAATGAAGGTTTAGTTCAAGAAGTAAACAAATCTGAGCTTCCTCAAGATATTGCTCCAGAAGTTGGTATGGGACTTGTTTCAAAAACTCCAGATGGACAAGAAATGAATTTACGTGTTGTTGAAGTAAAAGAAGAAAGCATTGTTATTGATGGTAATCACCCTCTAGCAGGTCATGATCTAATTTTTGATCTTGAAGTTGTTGAGATCAAAGATCCAGAAACAGCAAGCTAA
- a CDS encoding chaperone modulator CbpM encodes MSLENFIPLDQLCTHYKVEMSFFTSLNDYGLIEITTIEESCFVHKEKTGEIEKMIRMHQELNINFEGIDTIFNLLKKIETLQSQLINTQNRLRVYED; translated from the coding sequence ATGAGTCTAGAAAATTTTATTCCACTCGATCAATTATGTACCCATTATAAGGTTGAAATGTCATTTTTTACAAGTTTAAATGACTATGGTTTGATTGAAATTACAACGATAGAAGAATCTTGTTTTGTACATAAAGAGAAGACAGGTGAAATTGAAAAAATGATTCGAATGCATCAAGAGCTCAATATTAATTTTGAAGGCATTGATACTATTTTTAATTTATTAAAAAAGATAGAAACATTGCAATCTCAATTAATTAACACTCAAAATAGGCTTAGAGTCTACGAGGATTAA